The Streptomyces nitrosporeus genome includes a window with the following:
- the pstS gene encoding phosphate ABC transporter substrate-binding protein PstS: MKLQRKNRLRATALGALAVSGALVLTACGSDDNSNADANGGGKSSTAASDITCDGAEGQLLASGSSAQKNAMDLWVKNYMAACSGVEVNYNSSSSGEGIVAFNQGTVGFAGSDSALKPEEVEESKKICKTGQGINLPMVGGPVAIGFHLEGVDSLVLDAPTLAKIFDTKITKWNDKAIADLNKGVELPDKPIQPFHRSEDSGTTQNLGKYLSAAAPDAWKYEAEKKWPAPGGQAASGSSGVASQVKAVDGSIGYFELSYAASQDITTVDIETGSGTPVKATSENASKAIAAAKVVGTGKDLALELDYATKAEGAYPIVLVTYEVVCDTGNKADTLGTVKSFLTYASSEDGQKVLTDAGYAPIPAEINAKVRETVAGLS, from the coding sequence GTGAAGCTTCAGCGCAAGAACCGGCTTCGTGCCACCGCGCTCGGTGCCCTCGCCGTCTCCGGCGCCCTGGTCCTCACGGCGTGCGGTTCGGACGACAACAGCAACGCCGACGCGAACGGCGGCGGCAAGTCGAGTACGGCCGCCTCGGACATCACGTGCGACGGCGCCGAGGGCCAGCTGCTCGCCTCCGGTTCCAGCGCGCAGAAGAACGCCATGGACCTCTGGGTCAAGAACTACATGGCCGCCTGCTCCGGCGTGGAGGTCAACTACAACTCCTCCTCCTCCGGCGAGGGCATCGTCGCCTTCAACCAGGGCACCGTCGGCTTCGCCGGCTCCGACTCGGCGCTGAAGCCCGAGGAGGTCGAGGAGTCCAAGAAGATCTGCAAGACCGGCCAGGGCATCAACCTCCCGATGGTCGGCGGCCCGGTCGCGATCGGCTTCCACCTCGAAGGCGTGGACAGCCTGGTCCTGGACGCCCCCACCCTCGCCAAGATCTTCGACACCAAGATCACGAAGTGGAACGACAAGGCGATCGCCGACCTCAACAAGGGCGTCGAGCTGCCGGACAAGCCGATCCAGCCCTTCCACCGCTCCGAGGACTCCGGCACCACGCAGAACCTCGGCAAGTACCTGAGCGCCGCGGCTCCGGACGCCTGGAAGTACGAGGCCGAGAAGAAGTGGCCCGCCCCCGGCGGCCAGGCCGCGTCCGGCTCGTCCGGTGTCGCCTCCCAGGTGAAGGCCGTCGACGGCTCGATCGGCTACTTCGAGCTCTCCTACGCCGCCTCGCAGGACATCACCACCGTCGACATCGAGACCGGCAGCGGCACCCCGGTGAAGGCCACCTCGGAGAACGCCTCCAAGGCCATCGCCGCCGCGAAGGTCGTCGGCACCGGCAAGGACCTGGCCCTCGAACTCGACTACGCCACCAAGGCCGAAGGCGCCTACCCGATCGTCCTGGTGACCTACGAGGTCGTCTGCGACACCGGCAACAAGGCCGACACCCTCGGCACCGTCAAGTCCTTCCTGACGTACGCCTCCTCCGAGGACGGCCAGAAGGTCCTCACCGACGCCGGCTACGCGCCGATCCCCGCGGAGATCAACGCCAAGGTCCGCGAGACCGTCGCCGGTCTCTCGTAA
- a CDS encoding NUDIX hydrolase: protein MSGGPVLAAGCVLWRRTPAGGPEVCLVHRPRYDDWSFPKGKLKRGETSLEAARREVLEETGHHCVPGPALPTARYLANGRPKEVGYWAAEAVSGGTFVPNDEVDRLAWLDPATARERLSRPGDRVQLDAFLNGPADA from the coding sequence ATGAGCGGCGGCCCCGTCCTGGCCGCGGGCTGCGTGCTGTGGCGGCGCACCCCGGCCGGCGGGCCGGAGGTCTGCCTGGTCCACCGGCCGCGCTACGACGACTGGTCGTTCCCGAAGGGCAAGCTGAAACGCGGCGAGACCTCGCTGGAGGCCGCCCGGCGCGAGGTCCTGGAGGAGACGGGTCACCACTGCGTCCCCGGCCCGGCCCTGCCCACCGCCCGCTACCTGGCGAACGGGCGGCCCAAGGAGGTCGGCTACTGGGCGGCCGAGGCGGTGTCCGGCGGGACCTTCGTGCCGAACGACGAGGTCGACCGGCTGGCCTGGCTCGATCCGGCCACGGCCCGGGAGCGCCTCAGCCGCCCCGGCGACCGGGTCCAGCTGGACGCCTTCCTGAACGGCCCGGCCGACGCCTGA
- the mshD gene encoding mycothiol synthase yields MTTDAPLPAPGREIETLDALTPGQAEAVSALLGEAARADGRQAVSEQGRLQLRGGHRAGVRHFLLTADGVLAGYAQLEDTDPVEAPAAEFVVHPAHRGHGHGRALGAALLAATGKRLRVWAHGGKAAARHLAQVLGLSLFRELRQLRRPLEPLDIAEPVLPPGVTVRTFVPGEDDTAWLAVNGASFAHHPEQGSLTQQDLDDRKAEPWFDPKGFFLAERDGELIGFHWTKVHAEERLGEVYVVGIRPDAQGGGLGKALTAIGLRHLAAEGLPTAMLYVDADNPAALSVYERLGFSTYETDLMYRTES; encoded by the coding sequence ATGACGACTGACGCACCCCTGCCCGCCCCCGGGCGCGAGATCGAGACCCTGGACGCACTCACCCCCGGACAGGCGGAGGCCGTGTCCGCACTCCTCGGCGAGGCCGCTCGGGCCGACGGCCGGCAGGCCGTCTCGGAGCAGGGGCGGCTCCAGCTCCGGGGCGGACACCGTGCGGGCGTCCGGCACTTCCTGCTCACCGCGGACGGGGTCCTCGCCGGATACGCCCAGCTCGAGGACACCGACCCGGTCGAGGCACCGGCCGCCGAGTTCGTCGTCCACCCGGCCCACCGCGGCCACGGGCACGGGCGGGCCCTGGGCGCCGCCCTGCTCGCGGCGACCGGGAAGCGGCTGCGGGTCTGGGCACACGGCGGCAAGGCTGCCGCCCGGCACCTCGCCCAGGTGCTCGGGCTCTCCCTCTTCCGCGAACTGCGCCAGCTGCGCCGCCCGTTGGAACCGCTCGACATCGCCGAGCCGGTGCTGCCGCCGGGCGTCACCGTCCGCACCTTCGTGCCCGGCGAGGACGACACGGCCTGGCTCGCGGTCAACGGCGCCTCCTTCGCCCACCACCCCGAGCAGGGGTCACTCACCCAGCAGGACCTGGACGACCGCAAGGCCGAGCCCTGGTTCGACCCGAAGGGCTTCTTCCTGGCCGAGCGCGACGGCGAGCTGATCGGCTTCCACTGGACCAAGGTGCACGCGGAGGAGCGGCTCGGCGAGGTGTACGTCGTCGGCATCCGCCCCGACGCCCAGGGCGGCGGCCTCGGCAAGGCGCTCACCGCGATCGGGCTGCGCCACCTGGCGGCCGAGGGCCTGCCGACCGCGATGCTCTACGTCGACGCGGACAACCCGGCGGCCCTGTCGGTGTACGAGCGGCTGGGCTTCTCCACCTACGAGACGGACCTGATGTACCGCACCGAGTCCTGA
- a CDS encoding bifunctional metallophosphatase/5'-nucleotidase gives MSATPHPQKNRAPRRVLAVAAGLATAGALVAAMPAGAHDRGNGHGGPSRTVDVQLLSFNDLHGNLEPPAGSAGSVSEKQPDGTVKSVPAGGVEYLATSLRTAREGNPYSVTAAGGDMVGASPLLSGLFHDEPTIEALNKLDLDVTAVGNHEFDEGATELARLQNGGCHPSEGCYEEGRTFEGADFPYLAANVTDEKTGKPVLAPYTVWEKDGVRIGFIGVTLEGTPDIVTANGVKGLKFHDEIETVNKYARELDRQGVKSIVALIHEGGAPASSAYNYDCDSPGAGDGISGPVVDIAKGITPKVDALVTGHTHQAYVCTVPDPAGNPRMVTSASSFGKVYTDTTLTYDRRTQDIVRTSVKSANHVVSRDQAKAADMTELIDRWNTLAAPIAGRPQGYISADIDGRGSTALEKPLGNLIADAQLEGLAPEDKGGAVVALMNPGGIRSDLVYAASGAEGDGVVTYGEAFTVQPFTNMMNVVDLTGAQLVAALQQQVSGSNEASPKILQVSEGLTYTLDMTRTGADRVVTGTIRLNGEAIDPAKTYRVAMNEFLAGGGDGFAALGQGTDKLVGPSDLDLFNAYLAAHSTAGAPLAPPATDRITLVR, from the coding sequence ATGTCAGCGACTCCACATCCGCAGAAGAACCGTGCGCCCCGACGGGTGCTCGCCGTGGCGGCCGGGCTGGCCACCGCCGGCGCGCTCGTCGCCGCGATGCCGGCCGGCGCCCATGACCGGGGGAACGGGCACGGCGGGCCGTCCCGCACGGTCGACGTGCAGTTGCTGTCCTTCAACGACCTGCACGGCAACCTGGAGCCGCCGGCCGGGTCCGCGGGTTCGGTCAGCGAGAAGCAGCCCGACGGCACGGTGAAGTCCGTACCGGCCGGCGGCGTCGAGTACCTGGCGACCTCGCTGCGCACCGCGCGCGAGGGCAACCCGTACTCCGTCACCGCGGCCGGCGGCGACATGGTGGGGGCGAGCCCGCTGCTGTCGGGCCTCTTCCACGACGAGCCCACCATCGAGGCGCTGAACAAGCTGGACCTCGACGTGACGGCGGTCGGCAACCACGAGTTCGACGAGGGCGCCACGGAGCTGGCCCGCCTCCAGAACGGCGGCTGCCACCCGAGCGAGGGCTGCTACGAGGAGGGCAGGACCTTCGAGGGGGCCGACTTCCCCTACCTCGCCGCCAACGTGACGGACGAGAAGACCGGGAAGCCGGTCCTCGCGCCCTACACCGTGTGGGAGAAGGACGGCGTCAGGATCGGCTTCATCGGGGTGACCCTGGAGGGCACGCCCGACATCGTCACGGCCAACGGCGTCAAGGGCCTGAAGTTCCACGACGAGATCGAGACCGTCAACAAGTACGCCAGGGAGCTGGACCGGCAGGGCGTCAAGTCCATCGTCGCGCTGATCCACGAAGGCGGGGCCCCGGCCTCCTCCGCGTACAACTACGACTGCGACAGCCCGGGCGCCGGCGACGGGATCTCCGGGCCGGTCGTGGACATCGCCAAGGGCATCACGCCGAAGGTCGACGCCCTGGTCACCGGCCACACCCACCAGGCGTACGTCTGCACGGTCCCGGACCCGGCGGGCAACCCGCGCATGGTCACCTCGGCCTCGTCGTTCGGCAAGGTCTACACCGACACGACCCTCACCTACGACCGCCGCACCCAGGACATCGTCCGTACGTCGGTGAAGTCGGCCAACCACGTCGTCAGCCGCGACCAGGCCAAGGCCGCCGACATGACGGAGCTGATCGACCGCTGGAACACGCTCGCCGCGCCGATCGCCGGCCGCCCGCAGGGCTACATCTCCGCCGACATCGACGGGCGCGGCTCCACCGCCCTGGAGAAGCCGCTCGGCAACCTGATCGCGGACGCCCAGCTGGAGGGCCTGGCCCCCGAGGACAAGGGCGGCGCGGTCGTCGCCCTCATGAACCCGGGCGGTATCCGCTCCGACCTGGTGTACGCGGCGTCCGGTGCCGAGGGCGACGGTGTGGTGACCTACGGCGAGGCGTTCACCGTCCAGCCGTTCACCAACATGATGAACGTCGTCGACCTCACCGGCGCGCAGCTGGTCGCCGCGCTCCAGCAGCAGGTCAGCGGCTCCAACGAGGCGTCGCCGAAGATCCTCCAGGTCTCGGAGGGCCTCACCTACACGCTGGACATGACCCGGACCGGCGCGGACCGGGTGGTCACCGGCACCATCCGCCTGAACGGTGAGGCGATCGACCCGGCGAAGACCTACCGCGTCGCGATGAACGAGTTCCTCGCGGGCGGCGGCGACGGCTTCGCCGCCCTCGGCCAGGGCACGGACAAGCTGGTCGGCCCGTCCGACCTGGACCTGTTCAACGCCTATCTGGCGGCCCACTCCACGGCCGGCGCCCCGCTGGCCCCGCCGGCCACGGACCGGATCACGCTCGTGCGGTAG
- a CDS encoding GntR family transcriptional regulator, which yields MAESAAVEFRIDRRSGVATYLQIVQQTKQALRLGVLEPGDRLPTAREVVEATAINPNTVLKAYRELEREGLVEARRGLGTFVRRTLGSAAVAADAPLRAELEGWAGRARAAGLDKDDVNALFTDVLDSIFKGEPHS from the coding sequence ATGGCAGAGTCCGCAGCGGTCGAGTTCCGTATCGACCGGCGCAGCGGCGTCGCCACCTACCTGCAGATCGTCCAGCAGACCAAGCAGGCCCTGCGTCTGGGCGTACTGGAGCCGGGCGACCGGCTTCCCACGGCCCGCGAGGTCGTGGAGGCCACCGCCATCAACCCCAACACCGTGCTCAAGGCCTACCGCGAGCTGGAGCGCGAGGGCCTCGTCGAGGCCCGGCGGGGGCTCGGCACCTTCGTCCGCCGCACGCTGGGCAGCGCGGCGGTCGCCGCCGACGCGCCGCTGCGCGCCGAACTCGAGGGCTGGGCCGGCCGGGCCCGCGCGGCCGGGCTCGACAAGGACGACGTGAACGCGCTCTTCACCGACGTACTGGACAGCATCTTCAAGGGGGAACCGCACTCATGA
- a CDS encoding RNA degradosome polyphosphate kinase — MSQQPRAEVPVQSAQPSVGSLAAHRPKATAGSASALSTSADLDPDLDNDADAYEPETDGDELPQGRFLDRERSWLAFNERVLELAEDPTTPLLERANFLAIFASNLDEFFMVRVAGLKRRIATGVATRSASGLQPREVLDLIWNRSRELMARHAACYQQDVAPALSDEGIHLIRWPDLTEKEQARLFTFFRQRVFPVLTPLAVDPAHPFPYISGLSLNLAVVVRNPVSGHRHFARVKVPPLLTRFLEASPQRYVPIEDVIAAHLEELFPGMEVLAHHMFRVTRNEDLEVEEDDAENLLQALEKELMRRRFGPPVRLEVEESIDPYVLDLLVRELNISENELFPLPGPLDLTALFGIASLDRPELKYPKFIAGTHRDLAEVESASAPDIFAALRERDVLLHHPYDSFSTSVQSFLEQAAGDPDVLAIKQTLYRTSGDSPIVDALIDAAESGKQVLVLVEIKARFDEQANIKWARKLEEAGCHVVYGLVGLKTHCKLSLVVRQEGDTLRRYSHVGTGNYHPKTARLYEDLGLLTADPQVGADLSDLFNRLSGYSRRETYRRLLVAPKSLRDGLIARINKEVAHHRAGRPAYVRIKANSMVDEAVIDACYRAARAGVPVDIWVRGICAIRPGVPGLSENIRVRSVLGRFLEHSRVFAFGNGGEPEVWFGSADMMHRNLDRRIEALVRVTDPAHRAALSRLLETGMSDTTSSWHLGPDGDWTRHSTDADGQPLRHVQEMLIDARRRRRATP, encoded by the coding sequence ATGAGCCAGCAGCCCCGCGCCGAGGTCCCGGTCCAGTCCGCCCAGCCGTCGGTCGGCTCCCTCGCCGCCCACCGGCCCAAGGCGACCGCCGGCTCCGCCTCCGCCCTGTCCACCTCCGCCGACCTCGACCCGGACCTGGACAACGACGCGGACGCCTACGAGCCGGAGACCGACGGGGACGAGCTGCCGCAGGGCCGGTTCCTGGACCGGGAGCGCAGCTGGCTCGCCTTCAACGAACGGGTCCTGGAACTGGCCGAGGACCCCACCACCCCGCTCCTCGAACGAGCCAACTTCCTGGCGATCTTCGCCTCCAACCTGGACGAGTTCTTCATGGTCCGGGTGGCCGGGCTCAAGCGCCGCATCGCCACCGGGGTCGCCACCCGCTCCGCCTCCGGCCTCCAGCCCCGCGAGGTCCTGGACCTGATCTGGAACCGGTCGCGCGAACTCATGGCCCGGCACGCCGCCTGCTACCAGCAGGACGTGGCACCCGCCCTCTCGGACGAGGGCATCCATCTGATCCGCTGGCCGGACCTGACCGAGAAGGAACAGGCCCGCCTCTTCACCTTCTTCCGGCAGCGCGTCTTCCCCGTGCTGACCCCGCTGGCCGTCGACCCCGCGCACCCCTTCCCGTACATCTCCGGCCTCTCGCTCAACCTCGCCGTCGTCGTACGCAACCCGGTCAGCGGCCACCGCCACTTCGCCCGCGTGAAGGTGCCTCCGCTGCTCACCCGCTTCCTGGAGGCGTCACCGCAGCGCTACGTCCCGATAGAGGACGTCATCGCCGCGCACCTCGAAGAGCTGTTCCCCGGCATGGAGGTCCTCGCCCACCACATGTTCCGGGTCACCAGGAACGAGGACCTGGAGGTCGAGGAGGACGACGCGGAGAACCTCCTCCAGGCCCTGGAGAAGGAGCTGATGCGGCGGCGCTTCGGCCCTCCGGTCCGCCTGGAGGTCGAGGAGTCCATCGACCCCTACGTCCTCGACCTGCTCGTCCGCGAGCTGAACATCTCCGAGAACGAACTCTTCCCGCTGCCCGGACCGCTCGACCTCACCGCGCTGTTCGGCATAGCGTCCCTGGACCGGCCCGAGCTGAAGTACCCGAAGTTCATCGCCGGCACCCACCGGGACCTGGCCGAGGTGGAGTCCGCCTCCGCGCCGGACATATTCGCCGCGCTGCGCGAGCGGGACGTGCTGCTGCACCACCCGTACGACTCCTTCTCCACCTCCGTCCAGTCCTTCCTGGAACAGGCGGCGGGCGACCCGGACGTCCTCGCGATCAAGCAGACGCTGTACCGCACCTCCGGCGACTCCCCGATAGTCGACGCCCTCATCGACGCCGCCGAGTCCGGCAAGCAGGTCCTCGTCCTCGTCGAGATCAAGGCCCGTTTCGACGAACAGGCCAACATCAAGTGGGCCCGCAAGCTGGAGGAGGCGGGCTGCCACGTCGTGTACGGCCTCGTCGGCCTCAAGACCCACTGCAAGCTGTCGCTCGTCGTCCGGCAGGAGGGCGACACCCTGCGCCGCTACTCCCACGTCGGCACCGGCAACTACCACCCCAAGACCGCCCGGCTGTACGAGGACCTCGGGCTGCTCACCGCCGACCCGCAGGTCGGGGCCGACCTCTCCGACCTCTTCAACCGGCTCTCCGGCTACTCACGCCGCGAGACCTACCGCCGGCTGCTGGTCGCCCCCAAGTCCCTGCGCGACGGACTGATCGCCCGTATCAACAAGGAGGTCGCCCACCACCGGGCCGGCCGCCCCGCCTACGTCCGCATCAAGGCCAACTCGATGGTCGACGAGGCCGTCATCGACGCCTGCTACCGGGCCGCCCGGGCGGGCGTGCCGGTGGACATCTGGGTGCGCGGGATCTGCGCGATCCGGCCCGGCGTCCCCGGGCTGTCCGAGAACATCCGGGTACGTTCCGTCCTCGGCCGCTTCCTGGAACACTCCCGGGTCTTCGCCTTCGGCAACGGCGGCGAGCCCGAAGTCTGGTTCGGCAGCGCCGACATGATGCACCGCAACCTCGACCGGCGGATCGAGGCCCTGGTCCGCGTCACCGACCCCGCCCACCGCGCCGCTCTCAGCAGGCTGCTGGAGACCGGCATGTCCGACACCACCTCCTCCTGGCACCTCGGCCCCGACGGCGACTGGACCCGGCACTCCACGGACGCCGACGGCCAACCGCTGCGGCACGTACAGGAGATGCTCATCGATGCCCGGAGGCGCAGGCGTGCGACGCCCTGA
- a CDS encoding ABC transporter permease: protein MSTTLIPAPARDRSRASLRGSLRVLSRQHRRALWTALTLLLAGAGSVVAMRVWIAARSVEEQCPDHDVTRCGDGTYMTTYARTSTEVFLSDGGTVMVLLAALLGVFVAGPLIARELGDGTYRLAWSQSVSPASWLTARLALPLTLATAGAVVLVPVYRWGLSFGSDHPYAYGLRWHAEGVYPGHGPVLLGYAVLAVALGALSALLLRRTFLAASAAALAFGAVFLVLSKVRYRLWEPVRLTGKGSPEGDDVWHVRSGMLTASGKEVGTENCYTVDGFADPVACMRSRGGVTRYTDYHPASHHWPLQLVETGILLALAALALALAFRLLRRLHG, encoded by the coding sequence GTGAGCACCACCCTCATCCCCGCGCCCGCCCGGGACCGCTCCCGCGCGTCGCTGCGCGGATCCCTCCGGGTCCTGTCGCGCCAGCACCGGCGGGCGCTGTGGACCGCCCTCACCCTGCTGCTCGCGGGCGCCGGGAGCGTGGTCGCCATGCGCGTCTGGATCGCCGCGCGCAGCGTCGAGGAGCAGTGTCCGGACCACGACGTGACCCGGTGCGGCGACGGCACCTACATGACCACCTACGCCCGGACCTCCACGGAGGTCTTCCTGTCCGACGGCGGAACGGTCATGGTGCTGCTCGCCGCGCTCCTCGGCGTCTTCGTGGCCGGCCCGCTGATCGCGCGCGAGCTGGGCGACGGCACGTACAGACTCGCCTGGTCCCAGTCGGTCTCCCCCGCGAGCTGGCTCACGGCGCGCCTCGCCCTCCCCCTGACGCTCGCCACCGCCGGGGCCGTCGTCCTGGTTCCGGTCTACCGCTGGGGCCTGTCGTTCGGGTCCGACCACCCCTACGCGTACGGGCTCCGGTGGCACGCGGAGGGTGTCTACCCGGGCCACGGGCCCGTGCTGCTCGGGTACGCCGTGCTCGCGGTGGCGCTCGGCGCGCTCTCGGCCCTCCTCCTGCGCCGCACCTTCCTCGCCGCGTCAGCCGCCGCACTGGCGTTCGGGGCGGTGTTCCTCGTCCTGTCGAAGGTGCGGTACCGCCTCTGGGAGCCGGTGCGGCTCACCGGGAAGGGAAGCCCGGAGGGTGACGATGTCTGGCATGTGCGTTCCGGCATGCTCACCGCGTCCGGGAAGGAGGTGGGCACGGAGAACTGCTACACCGTGGACGGGTTCGCCGACCCGGTCGCCTGCATGCGCAGCCGCGGCGGCGTCACGCGGTACACCGACTACCACCCCGCCTCGCACCACTGGCCCCTCCAGCTCGTGGAGACCGGCATCCTGCTCGCCCTCGCCGCCCTGGCCCTCGCGCTCGCCTTCCGGCTGCTGCGCCGCCTCCACGGCTGA
- a CDS encoding ABC transporter ATP-binding protein, with amino-acid sequence MTGAAIEADGLGMLYGRRRGWALRDCSFRLPAGRICALVGPNGAGKSTLLALAAGLLRPTEGTVRVLGAADPAGTRHRVAYVAQDKPLYPQLTVAGTLRAGADLNPGTWDGEAAGRIAGPLPHGAKVRSLSGGQRTRLALALALGKRAELLLLDEPMADLDPLARHQLMGALMAEAADHATTIVMSSHILTELEGACDYVLLVDGGRVRLGGESEDLVAAHARITGQVRDLAPHTVIESRTTGRQLSALVRKEGRVDDTAWDVTEPSLEELLLAHLRTPGAPALLTPSAGGPVPGEVAAA; translated from the coding sequence ATGACAGGCGCGGCCATCGAGGCGGACGGCCTCGGCATGCTCTACGGGCGAAGGCGCGGGTGGGCGCTGCGCGACTGCTCCTTCCGGCTGCCCGCCGGACGTATCTGCGCCCTCGTCGGGCCCAACGGCGCCGGGAAGTCCACCCTGCTCGCCCTCGCCGCGGGCCTGCTGAGGCCCACCGAGGGGACCGTACGGGTCCTGGGCGCGGCCGATCCCGCCGGCACCCGGCACCGCGTCGCCTACGTCGCCCAGGACAAGCCGCTGTACCCGCAGCTCACCGTCGCCGGCACGCTCCGGGCGGGCGCCGATCTCAACCCGGGCACCTGGGACGGCGAGGCCGCCGGCCGGATCGCCGGACCGCTCCCGCACGGCGCGAAGGTCCGCTCCCTGTCCGGCGGCCAGCGCACCCGGCTCGCCCTCGCCCTGGCTCTCGGCAAGCGTGCCGAACTCCTGCTGCTGGACGAGCCGATGGCGGACCTCGACCCCTTGGCCCGGCACCAGCTGATGGGCGCGCTGATGGCCGAGGCCGCCGACCACGCGACGACCATCGTGATGTCCTCCCACATCCTCACCGAGCTGGAGGGCGCCTGCGACTACGTCCTGCTCGTCGACGGCGGCCGGGTCCGCCTCGGCGGGGAGAGCGAGGACCTCGTCGCCGCGCACGCCCGGATCACCGGCCAGGTCCGCGACCTCGCCCCGCACACCGTCATCGAGTCCCGTACGACGGGGCGTCAGCTCAGCGCACTGGTACGGAAGGAAGGCCGGGTGGACGACACCGCCTGGGACGTGACGGAACCGTCCCTGGAGGAGCTGCTGCTGGCCCACCTCCGCACCCCCGGGGCCCCGGCCCTGCTCACCCCGAGCGCCGGCGGGCCCGTGCCCGGGGAGGTGGCAGCCGCGTGA
- a CDS encoding CHAD domain-containing protein, with protein MRRPDHQTTTCSAAAVLAPYLHEQAADFLRGLRLHQEHSTPTDAGGPGAEEATAALRQAARRISGALHTFRAALDPGWADHLRTELAWLSGTLAREHAYATRLGRLLEALHQLSGAALPAARTGALSAGGEERAALGVGAARAGALLERRLTLARTRAHSAALQALGSSRFHAVADAVALLASEVPLAPAAAGPASEVLHDPALRAEQRLLAAVAALPPDESAEPYNEARDAPWHQARLLLRLHRYAREVVHGAPDPVLTGAGHALDLHRDAAEAATAAASAARTPRIAPATAYALGVLHADQRHEVEAARAEFRGAWPYTAAVTAS; from the coding sequence GTGCGACGCCCTGACCACCAGACGACGACCTGCTCCGCGGCCGCGGTCCTCGCGCCCTATCTGCACGAACAGGCGGCGGACTTCCTGCGCGGCCTGCGCCTGCACCAGGAGCACAGCACCCCCACGGACGCCGGCGGCCCGGGCGCGGAGGAGGCCACCGCCGCCCTGCGGCAGGCGGCCCGCCGGATCAGCGGCGCCCTGCACACCTTCCGGGCGGCGCTCGACCCGGGCTGGGCCGACCACCTCCGTACCGAACTGGCCTGGCTGTCGGGCACCCTGGCGCGCGAACACGCCTACGCCACCCGGCTCGGGCGGCTGCTGGAAGCCCTCCACCAGCTCTCCGGCGCCGCCCTCCCCGCCGCCAGGACGGGGGCGCTGTCCGCCGGCGGCGAGGAGCGGGCCGCGCTCGGTGTCGGCGCCGCCCGGGCCGGCGCGCTCCTGGAACGCCGGCTGACCCTCGCCCGGACCCGCGCCCACTCCGCCGCCCTCCAGGCGCTCGGCTCCTCCCGCTTCCACGCCGTCGCCGACGCCGTCGCCCTGCTGGCCTCCGAGGTCCCGCTGGCCCCGGCGGCGGCGGGCCCGGCCTCCGAGGTGCTGCACGATCCGGCCCTGCGGGCCGAGCAGCGGCTGCTGGCCGCGGTGGCGGCCCTGCCGCCCGACGAGAGCGCCGAACCGTACAACGAGGCGCGGGACGCGCCCTGGCACCAGGCCCGTCTGCTGCTGCGGCTGCACCGCTACGCCCGCGAGGTCGTCCACGGGGCCCCCGATCCGGTCCTGACCGGCGCCGGGCACGCCCTGGACCTGCACCGGGACGCCGCGGAGGCGGCGACGGCCGCGGCGTCGGCGGCCCGCACCCCGCGGATCGCCCCCGCGACGGCGTACGCCCTGGGGGTGCTCCACGCCGACCAGCGCCACGAGGTGGAGGCGGCGCGGGCGGAGTTCCGTGGGGCGTGGCCGTACACCGCCGCGGTGACCGCGTCATGA